A single region of the Sphingobium sp. TKS genome encodes:
- the paoA gene encoding aldehyde dehydrogenase iron-sulfur subunit PaoA: MTAEPLTRRSLLQGSAAAAAAIPALGEAQAAPARRKEGAPMTPVGLTVNGREVHLQLDPRTTLLDALREHLHLTGTKKGCDHGQCGACTVIVEGRRINSCLTLAVMHEGDHVTTIEGIGTPEKLHPMQRAFITHDGYQCGYCTPGQICSAVAVLEEIEAGIPSHATQDLDRIAFSESEVRERMSGNICRCAAYPNIVAAIRQVAEEGVKA; this comes from the coding sequence ATGACCGCCGAACCATTGACGCGCCGCAGCCTGCTCCAGGGTAGCGCCGCTGCCGCCGCCGCGATCCCCGCTTTGGGAGAGGCGCAGGCGGCTCCCGCCAGACGCAAGGAAGGAGCGCCGATGACGCCTGTAGGACTGACCGTGAACGGCCGCGAAGTGCATCTTCAACTCGATCCGCGCACGACGCTGCTCGATGCCCTGCGCGAACATTTGCACCTGACCGGCACGAAGAAGGGCTGCGATCATGGGCAATGCGGTGCCTGCACGGTGATTGTCGAGGGGCGGCGGATCAATAGCTGCCTCACCCTCGCCGTGATGCATGAGGGCGATCATGTGACCACCATCGAAGGGATCGGCACGCCGGAAAAGCTCCATCCCATGCAGCGCGCCTTCATCACTCATGACGGCTATCAATGCGGCTATTGCACGCCTGGCCAGATCTGTTCGGCGGTGGCGGTGCTGGAGGAGATCGAGGCGGGCATCCCCAGCCACGCCACGCAAGATCTCGACCGCATCGCCTTTTCCGAGAGCGAGGTGCGCGAACGGATGAGCGGCAATATCTGCCGCTGCGCCGCCTATCCCAACATCGTCGCGGCGATTCGCCAAGTCGCGGAGGAGGGGGTAAAGGCATGA
- a CDS encoding helix-turn-helix domain-containing protein produces the protein MVSCAFHGDRLRLARVALGLTLEQLGMRVSATRQYLNQLEQGIKAPTEEMRDALADALGVGRHFFGLPMDVGIRPEQCHFRKQRTTPLTIVSQVLARGTLLDGFVSRLDRELNLPDVSFPDIPVSTLNEVEDVADAARAHWQLGTGPVSSMMRVVENAGAVVSFFGGVSERVDALSIDAVRPMIIRSDAKPAACRLRFDLAHEAGHLIMHRGVQTGDKETEDQANRFASAFLLPRPSFVHEFPRSRFLDWAEIFKLKLRWKVSAAAILRRAYDLRMISADQYRTGHIHLSKTGQKRQERYDDIIAGEVPELLPSALSALEAAYPGSVGRLVDESGLEREMFGRVSGLELPEAEVSDANVTPFRSYV, from the coding sequence ATGGTTTCATGCGCTTTTCATGGCGATCGGCTCAGGCTTGCCAGGGTCGCGCTTGGGCTCACGCTTGAGCAACTCGGCATGCGTGTGAGCGCGACACGCCAGTATCTGAATCAGCTCGAGCAGGGCATCAAGGCGCCGACTGAGGAAATGCGCGACGCGCTGGCTGACGCCCTGGGCGTCGGGAGGCATTTCTTCGGGCTTCCCATGGACGTCGGAATCCGGCCCGAGCAATGCCACTTCAGGAAGCAGCGCACGACGCCGCTCACCATTGTAAGCCAGGTTCTAGCTCGAGGCACCCTGCTTGACGGTTTTGTGAGCAGGCTTGATCGCGAGCTCAATCTGCCCGATGTTTCCTTCCCGGACATCCCGGTCTCGACGCTTAACGAGGTGGAGGATGTAGCGGATGCTGCTCGGGCGCATTGGCAGCTTGGCACCGGACCGGTTTCCAGCATGATGCGAGTGGTTGAGAATGCAGGTGCTGTGGTTAGCTTCTTCGGCGGCGTTTCTGAACGGGTCGACGCGCTGTCAATCGATGCCGTCCGCCCGATGATCATTCGTAGTGATGCGAAGCCCGCCGCGTGCCGGCTCCGCTTCGACCTTGCGCATGAAGCCGGACACCTGATCATGCACCGGGGCGTCCAGACCGGGGACAAGGAAACGGAGGACCAGGCCAACCGGTTCGCAAGCGCCTTCTTGCTTCCCCGGCCTTCATTTGTACACGAGTTCCCCCGTTCACGTTTTCTGGATTGGGCAGAGATCTTTAAACTCAAATTGAGGTGGAAGGTGTCAGCTGCAGCGATACTGCGCCGCGCCTATGATCTCCGCATGATTTCTGCCGATCAGTATCGCACGGGGCACATCCATCTCAGCAAGACAGGCCAGAAGCGGCAAGAGCGCTATGATGACATTATCGCTGGTGAGGTTCCTGAACTTTTGCCAAGCGCTCTTTCCGCCCTCGAGGCCGCCTATCCTGGTTCTGTCGGACGTTTAGTCGACGAAAGCGGGTTGGAGCGTGAAATGTTTGGCCGTGTGTCCGGTTTGGAGCTTCCCGAGGCCGAAGTGAGCGACGCGAACGTGACGCCATTCCGGTCCTACGTCTGA
- a CDS encoding ATP-dependent helicase: MTLSDRALYLRAAEDLRPNDKQWQAYTSAEHCVLLAGPGSGKTKTLTVKLARMLSEDVEDPRGIACITYNNECARELETRLDALGIAPGGRVFIGTVHSFSLTQILLPYSKVAGLGLPDDFSVASRRQTRAALEIAHAKVIKGAENPQTWEFRLGGHRRRFLNRDVEAWKTLDPQLTRLVEAYEAELRKMGVIDFDDMPLLALRALAEHAWLRRALAAKYPILAVDEYQDLGRALHAMVMGLCFSAGIRLFAVGDVDQSIYGFTGANPELLRKLSERKDVETVRLGLNYRCGSQIVTASEYALGEKRGYKVPDGAHEGTIYFHPCTGGYAGQARYLIEQLIPEIRARRPNLNLGEIAVLYPAAFIGNEVASVAADNGYAVIRTDGNALYPRGSRLMRWLEQCAMWCCGGWRSGQPRISRVIAEGARLFHEVLGSDDDRLELQRSLIAALWCRRDDTIGLRDWLIALRDEIIRPNVGQARSLADELETLNTFIGRLGPMGDVDDFPLGEFAGIGSGLDRINLSTLHSAKGREFDAVILFGMEEGRLPRNNASETEVREARRLFYVGFTRARHEIHLMYAQANPSRFVSEVKNRLEEA, translated from the coding sequence TTGACCTTGTCTGACCGAGCGCTCTATCTGCGGGCAGCAGAAGATCTGCGGCCAAACGACAAACAGTGGCAGGCGTACACGTCCGCCGAGCACTGCGTGCTGCTCGCCGGCCCCGGCAGCGGCAAGACCAAGACGTTGACCGTCAAACTCGCGCGGATGCTGAGCGAGGATGTCGAAGATCCGCGCGGCATCGCCTGTATTACCTACAACAACGAATGCGCGCGTGAGTTGGAAACGCGGCTCGATGCGCTCGGGATCGCACCGGGCGGCCGTGTCTTCATCGGCACCGTACATAGTTTCTCGCTGACCCAAATCCTGTTGCCCTATTCGAAGGTGGCGGGACTGGGTCTTCCCGATGATTTTTCAGTAGCGAGCCGCCGACAGACGCGCGCCGCGCTTGAGATCGCGCATGCTAAGGTCATTAAGGGAGCGGAGAATCCACAAACCTGGGAATTTCGGCTCGGAGGGCACCGACGCCGTTTCCTCAATCGCGATGTCGAGGCGTGGAAAACGCTCGACCCGCAATTGACCAGACTCGTTGAGGCCTACGAAGCTGAACTGCGAAAAATGGGTGTCATCGACTTCGACGACATGCCGTTGCTGGCACTGCGTGCGCTTGCCGAGCACGCTTGGCTGCGCAGGGCGCTGGCCGCAAAATATCCGATCCTTGCTGTCGATGAGTACCAAGATCTTGGGCGCGCATTGCACGCGATGGTGATGGGGCTTTGCTTCAGCGCTGGCATCCGTCTGTTCGCGGTCGGGGACGTCGATCAGTCGATCTATGGGTTCACCGGCGCCAATCCCGAGCTGTTGCGCAAGCTATCGGAGAGAAAAGATGTCGAAACCGTTCGGCTCGGCCTCAACTATCGCTGCGGGTCGCAGATCGTCACCGCCTCAGAATACGCTTTGGGCGAGAAACGCGGATATAAAGTACCTGACGGTGCTCACGAAGGCACGATCTATTTCCATCCTTGCACTGGCGGATATGCTGGGCAGGCGCGCTATCTCATCGAGCAGTTAATCCCTGAAATCCGTGCGCGCCGACCCAACCTCAATCTCGGCGAGATCGCCGTGCTGTACCCGGCTGCCTTCATCGGCAATGAAGTAGCCTCAGTAGCGGCAGATAATGGCTATGCGGTCATCCGCACCGACGGCAACGCGCTCTACCCACGCGGCAGTCGCCTTATGCGCTGGCTGGAGCAGTGCGCGATGTGGTGTTGTGGCGGCTGGCGATCGGGTCAGCCCAGGATCAGCCGGGTGATTGCCGAGGGCGCGCGACTCTTCCATGAGGTTCTTGGCAGCGATGATGATCGGCTCGAATTGCAGCGTTCGTTGATCGCCGCGCTTTGGTGCCGCCGCGACGACACGATTGGTTTGCGCGACTGGCTCATTGCCCTACGCGACGAGATTATTCGGCCGAATGTGGGGCAAGCGCGATCCTTGGCTGATGAGCTGGAGACTTTGAACACCTTCATAGGTCGGCTGGGCCCCATGGGCGATGTTGATGATTTTCCGCTCGGCGAGTTCGCGGGCATTGGCTCTGGGCTCGACCGTATCAATCTATCGACGTTGCATAGCGCCAAAGGACGCGAGTTCGATGCCGTTATCCTGTTCGGGATGGAAGAAGGGCGCCTGCCAAGAAACAACGCCAGCGAAACGGAAGTCCGGGAAGCACGACGGCTATTCTATGTCGGCTTCACCCGAGCACGGCACGAAATCCACCTGATGTATGCGCAAGCAAATCCCTCACGCTTCGTAAGCGAGGTCAAGAACCGACTCGAAGAAGCTTGA